Genomic window (Bacteroidota bacterium):
AAACCTTAACCAGCGATCCTAAATCAGAAAAGAAACTGGATGAATGGAGGTTACTTCCTGTGAATAAGCGTCTTTCTCATTCTTTGGTAAAAGGTATTACCGATTTTATTGATGCGGATGTTGAGGAATCACGACAAACATTTGAATTTGCATTAGAAGTAATTGAAGGACCCTTGATGGATGGGATGAATGTAGTTGGTGAATTATTCGGTTCAGGCAAAATGTTTCTTCCACAGGTGGTTAAAAGTGCACGTGTCATGAAAAAAGCGGTTGCCTTTTTAACACCCTTTATTGAAGAAGAAAAAAGACTGAGTGGCGATAAGTCATCTGCTGGAAAAATTGTTCTGGCAACTGTAAAAGGTGATGTTCATGATATAGGGAAGAATATAGTTGGTGTTGTGCTGGCATGCAATAATTATGATATTATCGACATGGGTGTGATGGTCAAAAAAGAAGATATCATTCAAAAAGCAATTGACGAGAAGGCCGATATTATTGGATTAAGTGGCCTCATTACACCTTCGCTTGAAGAAATGACTAAAGTGGCATCCGAATTAGAAAGACTAAAACTCAATATCCCATTACTCATTGGAGGTGCTACAACATCTGAAGTGCATACTGCTGTAAAAATAGATACAAACTATTCGGCTCCTGTTATTCATGTGAAAGATGCCTCTCAGAGTGTTCAAATTGCCAGTCAGCTTTTATCCAAAAAAAGTAATTCGATTACGAATGATCTGAAAATCAAGTACAGTAAAATTCGGGATTTTCATGAGTCGCGGAAAACAAAGAAAACCTATGTTGATCTGGATCAAGCTCGAGCCAATAAATTAAAGCTGGATTGGAAAAACTACAAACCAACTCAACCCCAGTTTATCGGGACAAAAGTGATCAAGAATTATTCAATAAAGGAAATTGCTAACTATATCGACTGGACATTTTTCTTTTTAGCCTGGAAGATTGAAGGACAATATCCACAAATATTGGATGATCCAATCAAAGGAGAAGAAGCAAAAAAAATATTTACAGATGGTCAAAAAATGCTAAACGAAATAATTGATCATAATAAGCTTCAAGCCCATGGAGTACTTGGTTTTTGGCCAGCTCATGCAAAAAATGACAATATTATTCTTCAGGATGAAAATAAGCAAGAAATAGCCAAGTTTCATTTCCTCAGAAACCAATTGAAGAAAGAAAATGATGCAAATGTTTCACTGGCTGATTATGTGCCAGATGAAAATCAAAATACAGAAGAATACTTAGGTGCATTTGCAGTTAGTTGTGGATTTGGAATTGAAAAATGGATTAAAAAGTACGAAAGTGATCATGATGATTATTCAGCCATTATGATTAAAATTATTGCGGACAGACTAGCTGAAGCTTTTGCTGAATTATTACACGAAAAAGTCCGTAAAGAATTTTGGGGATTTGCAAAAAAAGAATCGCTAACAACTGCTGAACTGATTAAAGAAAAATACCAGGGAATTCGTCCCGCCATTGGTTATCCATCTGTTCCTGATCATACCGAGAAGCAAATTCTTTTTGACTTACTACATGCAACCGATGAAGTCGGTATTCATTTAACAGAGAGTTATGCTATGTATCCGGGTGCTTCTGTCAGTGGTTTTTATTTCGCTCATCCCGATGCACAATACTTTGTGATTGATAAAATCTCAAAAGATCAGTTGGAAGATTATGCATCCAGAAAAGGAATTAGTGTTGAAGAAGCTGAAAGGTGGTTAGCTACTAATCTGAACTACCAATAAATTGTTGATTATTTACTGTTATAATCGATAGAGCATTTTTATTATTCCCATATATTTGTTTCCTTCATTAAAAAGGCAAAAATCAAAATAATGACAAAACTTTCAATTTTATTTGTATCACTGCTATTGATAACTGCAAGTGTTCAGGCACAAAACTATTTTGGAATTAAAGGTGGTATCTCTTTTACCAGTATGTCGGGAGGACATTTGGGTATAGCTTATGAAGACCGAGGCGAAATTGGTGGAACCACCGGATTAACTGCTGAATTTGTAATCAACGATTACTTTTCATTAGCACCAGAATTAATATTTAGCAGAAAAGGGACTGAAATCTATAAAGGAGAATCAAACATTACCATTGCAACACGCACGGATATTTATCATTTTGGATATATGGAAATACCATTGCTTGCAAAGATTGGCTATGATTTGGATTTCATGGAGGTTTTTGTAAAAACAGGACCCTATTTAGGCTTTATTTTAGGCGGAATGGCATCTGAGGAAGGAACAGGTATCATTGGTAAAAGAGAATTAAGTCTCGATCAATATTTTAGTGATACAGAACGTAATCAGGAATTTACAAAATTTGACATGGGCTGGTATCTTGGAGGAGGAGCAGCAATTTATGCGGGACCAGGTAAAGTATTTCTTGGACTACATTATGATATTGGTTTTATGGAAATTGCACAAGATAATCCGACCTATACATACAAAAGTATGGGATCGAACAGAGCTTTTATAATTGAAGCCGGCTATTTGTACGAATTCTAGAATCTGAAGATAAAATGTAAAAAAAGCACAGTTTAACCGCTGTGCTTTTTTTTTACTTTCTATAGTTTCACAATTTGCAATACAGCTCGCTGCCCCACTCCATTTGAAATAATTATATAATATGTTCCGGCTTTAGCACGAATAATTAAATCAATTTCACTTGTATTGCTGTGCGATGAAGAAGTAATCGTTTGCCCCATTTCGTCTGTAATATGAACAAATATATTCTCATGAACTTTGCCTAAATCAACTTTCAATGAACCAGATGTTGGATTCGGGAATACATTCAATTTCTCAGCAAATGAGTTCTCTTTTATACTTGAAATCTCAATATAGTAGCAATTTGATGTATCAAGGCAGTTCTCTTTTTGTATTTCAACTGCATAATTTCCTGTTTTATCTGCAATAAAAAACTGGTTTGTTTCATTTACAATCACCTGATAAGCTGCATCACAGTCCAACCACTGATACTTAAGAGATACAGTACTTGCCTTGAGTGTGTCTCCTAGTTGAATTACCGACATGTCAATATCAACAACAGTTAAATTGATGGTAATCAAGCTATCACAACCATTATAATTTAGAATAGTATCGAAATAAATCCCACTTGTAAAATAAGTCTCATCTCCGCTGGGAACTATATAACTATCGCATACTTTTTCTAAAATTGTACTTG
Coding sequences:
- a CDS encoding PorT family protein; the protein is MTKLSILFVSLLLITASVQAQNYFGIKGGISFTSMSGGHLGIAYEDRGEIGGTTGLTAEFVINDYFSLAPELIFSRKGTEIYKGESNITIATRTDIYHFGYMEIPLLAKIGYDLDFMEVFVKTGPYLGFILGGMASEEGTGIIGKRELSLDQYFSDTERNQEFTKFDMGWYLGGGAAIYAGPGKVFLGLHYDIGFMEIAQDNPTYTYKSMGSNRAFIIEAGYLYEF
- a CDS encoding T9SS type A sorting domain-containing protein, with product VPSGEETYTISGVYADTIPNYAGCDSLLTIYLTVNYQSSSTISETVCNSYLVPSGDETYTSSGVYADTIPNYTGCDSLLTIILTVNYESSSTITETVCNSYIVPSGDETYTISGVYADTIPNYAGCDSLLRIYLTVNYQSSSTISETVCNSYIVPSGDETYTISGVYSDTISNYVGCDSLLTINLTVNHQTSSTILEKVCDSYIVPSGDETYFTSGIYFDTILNYNGCDSLITINLTVVDIDMSVIQLGDTLKASTVSLKYQWLDCDAAYQVIVNETNQFFIADKTGNYAVEIQKENCLDTSNCYYIEISSIKENSFAEKLNVFPNPTSGSLKVDLGKVHENIFVHITDEMGQTITSSSHSNTSEIDLIIRAKAGTYYIIISNGVGQRAVLQIVKL